One genomic window of Lagenorhynchus albirostris chromosome 17, mLagAlb1.1, whole genome shotgun sequence includes the following:
- the FAM110B gene encoding protein FAM110B, whose amino-acid sequence MPTESLQTGSMVKPVSPAGTFTSAVPLRILNKGPDYFRRQAEPNPKRLSAVERLEADKAKYVKSQEVINAKQEPVKPAVLAKPPVCPGAKRALGSPTLKGFGGGAKSEGGAPRETLKLEILKNILNSSEGSSAGSGHKHGARNWPAPRADAAELHRHSFAESLRVRPTPGRGSPQEGGSHVGRRPLEPAPDSFLHVSHSSSDIRKVTGAKPLKAIPCSSSAPPLPPKPKVAAPAAVRSPEAEAAEPACGVGRRPSLQRSKSDLSDRYFRVDADVERFFNYCGLDPEELETLGMENFARANSDIISLNFRSASMISSDCEQSQDSNSDLRNDDSANDRVPYGISAIERNARIIKWLYSIKQARESQKVSHV is encoded by the coding sequence ATGCCCACGGAGAGCCTACAGACAGGTAGCATGGTGAAGCCGGTCAGCCCCGCCGGCACCTTCACGTCGGCCGTGCCCCTGCGCATCCTCAACAAGGGGCCCGACTACTTTCGCCGGCAGGCGGAGCCCAACCCCAAGCGACTCagcgccgtggagcggctggaggCCGACAAGGCCAAGTACGTCAAGAGCCAGGAGGTCATCAACGCCAAGCAGGAGCCCGTGAAGCCGGCCGTGCTGGCCAAGCCCCCCGTGTGCCCGGGCGCCAAGCGCGCGCTCGGCAGCCCCACGCTCAAGGGCTTCGGCGGCGGCGCCAAGAGCGAGGGCGGCGCGCCGCGCGAGACCCTGAAGCTCGAGATCCTCAAGAACATCCTCAACAGCTCGGAGGGCTCGAGCGCGGGCTCGGGCCACAAGCACGGCGCGCGGAACTGGCCGGCGCCGCGCGCCGACGCGGCCGAGCTGCACCGGCACTCGTTCGCCGAGTCGCTGCGCGTGCGCCCCACGCCCGGCCGCGGCAGCCCGCAGGAGGGCGGCTCGCACGTGGGCCGGCGGCCGCTCGAGCCCGCCCCCGACTCCTTCCTGCACGTGTCGCACAGCTCCTCGGACATCCGCAAGGTGACGGGCGCAAAGCCCCTGAAGGCCATCCCCTGCAGCAGCTCCGCCCCGCCGCTGCCCCCCAAGCCCAAGGTCGCCGCCCCGGCCGCGGTCAGGTCCCCCGAGGCCGAGGCGGCCGAGCCGGCCTGCGGGGTGGGCCGGAGACCCTCGCTCCAGCGGTCCAAGTCGGACCTGAGCGACAGGTACTTCCGGGTGGACGCCGACGTAGAGCGCTTCTTCAACTACTGCGGACTGGACCCCGAGGAGCTGGAAACCCTGGGCATGGAGAACTTCGCCCGCGCCAACTCCGACATCATCTCCCTCAACTTCCGCAGCGCCAGCATGATCAGCTCGGACTGTGAACAGTCTCAGGACAGTAACAGTGACCTTAGAAACGATGACAGTGCCAATGACCGGGTGCCCTATGGCATCTCCGCGATCGAGAGAAACGCTCGCATCATCAAGTGGTTGTATAGCATCAAACAAGCCAGAGAGTCGCAGAAGGTGTCCCACGTGTAA